A section of the Mytilus trossulus isolate FHL-02 unplaced genomic scaffold, PNRI_Mtr1.1.1.hap1 h1tg000396l__unscaffolded, whole genome shotgun sequence genome encodes:
- the LOC134702079 gene encoding uncharacterized protein LOC134702079 — MAKRKLDMDSLTGYLHNVSTVTLSANGKTKYFTGTFQMTKTDTKRLVCFAPDKHEKFVSAATMNSPVKLTGATVSPGRSGQVDVICNKSTTLQVAMNELTFKKQKMQTNDESEPKDLINLSENMTATIYVKIVKFIEEEMTIPTKYGMKQRRQAICADNTACKKMSLWGHSIAEVEEGKYYKIKNVISNNFNDEMWINTCATTKIIEIDNYGQVMLDHSLLLNELKQICIGQITVTKSTKCSNQKCMKAIAVTSADPTIKCDTCKMKQRVQNLHKSTKAMINTTDNISYTIFEPQLKSFLEAESQQDLIEDCDSLEDYILNVNNFSVEINQNNNILSFARSAI; from the exons ATGGCTAAACGTAAATTGGACATGGACTCTCTAACTGGTTATTTACACAATGTCTCGACAGTTACTTTATCAGCAAATGGTAAAACAAAGTACTTTACAGGAACTTTTCAAATGACCAAAACAGATACCAAGAGACTTGTTTGTTTTGCACCTGATAAGCATGAAAAATTCGTCTCCGCTGCCACCATGAATTCACCAGTAAAGTTGACAGGTGCAACTGTAAGCCCTGGCCGTTCGGGCCAAGTTGACGTGATTTGCAATAAATCAACAACACTGCAAGTGGCAATGAATGAATTAACATTCAAGAAGCAAAAGATGCAAACAAATGACGAATCCGAACCAAAAGATTTAATCAACTTGTCTGAGAACATGACC GCCACAATTTAtgtcaaaattgtcaaatttatagaGGAAGAAATGACAATCCCAACAAAATATGGGATGAAACAAAGAAGACAAGCAATCTGCGCTGACAACACTGCCTGCAAAAAAATGTCCTTGTGGGGACATTCCATTGCTGAGGTAGAGGAAggcaaatattacaaaataaaaaatgttatttccaACAATTTCAATGATGAAATGTGGATCAATACCTGTGCCACCACCAAAATCATAGAGATAGACAATTATGGTCAAGTAATGTTGGATCATTCCTTGCTGCTAAATGAACTAAAACAGATTTGTATTGGACAAATAACTGTCACCAAGTCGACAAAATGCAGTAACCAAAAATGCATGAAGGCCATTGCAGTAACCAGTGCTGACCCAACAATCAAATGTGACACCTGCAAAATGAAGCAGAGAGTGCAAAATCTTCACAAATCAACAAAAGCAATGATAAACACAACGGACAACATTTCTTACACAATCTTTGAACCCCAGTTAAAGTCTTTCCTAGAAGCAGAATCTCAACAGGACCTCATAGAGGATTGTGACAGTCTAGAGGATTATATACTGAATGTCAACAACTTTTCTGTAGAAATCAACCAGAATAACAACATTCTGTCATTTGCCAGAAGTGCCATTTGA